The Streptomyces sp. NBC_01353 genome contains a region encoding:
- a CDS encoding TetR/AcrR family transcriptional regulator, whose product MARPRKPLLSRDRIVETASALVDAEGLAAVSTRRLAAELGVSGPSLYNHFRTKDEILDAVADAVSAKVDLSMFEEDDARDWRTALHDWAASYRAALADHPNIVPVLAQGPGRRPAGLKVADAVFGAMVRAGWPPAQATYIGALMRYFVTGSALGSFARGFVDDETAYDPADYPHLGQAHLLAEHRQKVDEGAFETGLRALLDGLAMQYETGVRGPWAEQETTSGS is encoded by the coding sequence ATGGCCCGACCGCGCAAGCCCCTCCTCAGCCGAGACCGGATCGTCGAGACGGCGAGCGCGCTCGTGGACGCGGAGGGCCTCGCCGCCGTCTCCACCCGGCGGCTCGCCGCCGAGCTGGGGGTCAGCGGGCCGTCGCTCTACAACCACTTCCGCACGAAGGACGAGATCCTCGACGCGGTCGCCGACGCCGTCAGCGCGAAGGTCGATCTGTCGATGTTCGAGGAGGACGACGCCCGCGACTGGCGTACGGCCCTGCACGACTGGGCGGCCTCCTACCGCGCGGCCCTCGCCGACCACCCGAACATCGTCCCGGTCCTGGCGCAGGGCCCCGGCCGCCGGCCGGCGGGCCTGAAGGTCGCCGACGCGGTCTTCGGCGCGATGGTCCGCGCGGGCTGGCCGCCCGCCCAGGCGACGTACATCGGCGCGCTGATGCGGTACTTCGTCACCGGCTCGGCGCTGGGCTCCTTCGCCCGCGGCTTCGTCGACGACGAGACGGCCTACGACCCGGCGGACTACCCTCACCTGGGCCAGGCGCACCTCCTGGCGGAACACCGCCAGAAGGTCGACGAGGGCGCTTTCGAGACGGGGCTGCGGGCGCTGCTCGACGGGTTGGCGATGCAGTACGAGACGGGGGTACGGGGGCCATGGGCCGAGCAGGAGACGACGAGCGGCTCGTAG
- a CDS encoding 3-keto-5-aminohexanoate cleavage protein — translation MMQVCLNGGRGPGDSAAVPMSPAAMAEAAARAVAAGATDIHVHPRTPCGGETLSPRVLAETLTAIRAAVDAPVGVTTGVAEEPDPVRRVERVRAWTVLPDHASVHWHEPGAEELAVALMERGVGVEAGLRSGTQGPARFLGSPLAPRVLRILAEVTDPDPITTARTLLAEVGESRGRPILLHGTDAGAWPVLRLARRLGLAARIGLEDTLFLPDGSPARDNARLVSAALAEE, via the coding sequence GTGATGCAGGTCTGTCTGAACGGGGGCCGCGGTCCGGGGGATTCGGCGGCCGTGCCGATGTCGCCGGCCGCGATGGCGGAGGCGGCGGCGCGGGCGGTCGCGGCCGGGGCGACGGACATTCATGTGCACCCCAGGACTCCGTGCGGCGGGGAGACGCTCTCGCCCCGGGTGCTGGCGGAGACCCTGACGGCGATCCGCGCGGCCGTGGACGCGCCGGTGGGGGTGACGACCGGCGTGGCGGAGGAGCCCGATCCGGTACGGCGAGTGGAGCGCGTCCGCGCCTGGACGGTCCTCCCCGACCATGCCTCGGTGCACTGGCACGAGCCGGGCGCGGAGGAGTTGGCGGTCGCGCTGATGGAGCGGGGCGTCGGCGTGGAAGCCGGACTGCGGTCGGGTACGCAGGGTCCTGCGCGCTTTCTCGGCTCACCCCTGGCTCCCCGAGTGCTGCGCATCCTGGCGGAGGTCACCGACCCCGACCCGATCACGACCGCCCGTACCCTGCTCGCCGAGGTGGGTGAGAGCCGCGGCCGGCCGATCCTCCTCCACGGCACCGACGCCGGCGCGTGGCCGGTCCTGCGCCTGGCCCGTCGTCTCGGTCTGGCGGCGCGTATCGGTCTGGAGGACACGCTGTTCCTGCCGGACGGAAGCCCGGCGCGGGACAACGCTCGGCTGGTCTCGGCCGCGCTCGCGGAGGAGTAG
- a CDS encoding acyl-CoA dehydrogenase family protein, producing the protein MNLELSEEQEAVRQLAHDFVGREVAPHVVEWDRAESVDRSIVKKLGAVGFLGLTIPEEYGGSGGDHLAYCLVTEELGRGDSSVRGIVSVSLGLVAKTIAVWGDEEQKRAWLPRLSAGEALGCFGLTEPGTGSDAGSLATKAVRDGDTYVVNGSKMFITNGTWADVVLLFARTNDTPGHKGVSAFLVPTDTPGLSRRTIHGKLGLRGQATAELVLEDVRVPASAMLGPEGKGFSIAMSALAKGRMSVAAGCVGIAQAALDAAVRYAGEREQFGKPIASYQLVQELISDIAVDVDASRLLTWRVADLIDRGQEFATAASKAKLYASEAAVRAANNALQVFGGYGYIDEYPVGKLLRDARVMTLYEGTSQIQKLIIGRALTGVSAF; encoded by the coding sequence GTGAACCTGGAGCTCAGCGAGGAACAGGAAGCCGTACGGCAGCTGGCCCACGACTTCGTCGGCCGCGAGGTCGCCCCGCACGTCGTCGAGTGGGACCGCGCCGAGAGCGTCGACCGGTCGATCGTCAAGAAGCTCGGCGCCGTCGGCTTCCTCGGCCTCACGATCCCGGAGGAGTACGGCGGCTCGGGCGGCGACCACCTCGCCTACTGCCTCGTCACCGAGGAGCTCGGGCGCGGAGACTCCTCCGTGCGCGGCATCGTCTCCGTCTCGCTCGGTCTCGTCGCCAAGACCATCGCGGTGTGGGGCGATGAGGAGCAGAAGCGGGCCTGGCTGCCGAGGCTCAGCGCGGGCGAGGCCCTCGGCTGCTTCGGTCTTACCGAGCCCGGCACCGGTTCGGACGCCGGCAGCCTCGCCACCAAGGCCGTCCGCGACGGGGACACGTATGTCGTCAACGGCTCGAAGATGTTCATCACCAACGGAACCTGGGCCGACGTCGTCCTGCTCTTCGCCCGTACCAACGACACGCCGGGCCACAAGGGAGTCTCCGCCTTCCTCGTGCCCACGGACACCCCGGGCCTCTCCCGTCGCACCATCCACGGCAAGCTCGGCCTGCGCGGCCAGGCGACCGCCGAACTGGTCCTGGAGGACGTCCGCGTTCCCGCCTCCGCGATGCTGGGTCCCGAGGGCAAGGGCTTCTCCATCGCCATGTCCGCCCTGGCCAAGGGGCGGATGTCGGTCGCCGCCGGATGCGTCGGCATCGCGCAGGCGGCGCTCGACGCGGCCGTCCGCTACGCGGGCGAGCGCGAGCAGTTCGGCAAGCCCATCGCCTCGTACCAGCTGGTGCAGGAGCTGATCAGCGACATCGCCGTCGACGTGGACGCGTCCCGGCTGCTGACCTGGCGCGTCGCCGATCTGATCGACCGCGGCCAGGAGTTCGCCACCGCCGCGTCGAAGGCCAAGCTGTACGCCTCGGAGGCCGCCGTCCGCGCCGCGAACAACGCCCTCCAGGTCTTCGGCGGCTACGGCTACATCGACGAGTACCCGGTCGGCAAGCTGCTGCGGGACGCCCGGGTGATGACGCTGTACGAGGGCACCAGCCAGATCCAGAAGCTGATCATCGGGCGGGCGCTCACGGGCGTCTCGGCGTTCTGA
- a CDS encoding RNA ligase (ATP), protein MSTLRVTAETLTVHDHPNADALELAQVGLYRAVVAKGAYRTGEVAVYIPEQAVLPIALVDELGLTGRLAGKASDRVKAVRLRGELSQGIVCRPKALADVDLASAAVEGTDFAELLGITKWVPPIPPTMSGDVEAAPDLLPWVDIENLQRYPDIFETGEPVVLTEKLHGTACLATYVVEDDRLRVSSKGFGAKGLALQEDPRNLYWRAVHGHGVQAVAARLAARLGASRVGLFGEVYGAGVQDLGYGANARSEGVGYAVFDVSAEIDGHVRWLDPSEVLEPGELPLVPRLYTGPYDLDRVLEVASGRETVSGRELHLREGVVIRPLTERYSPVVGGRAIAKAVSPAYLTRRGGTEYE, encoded by the coding sequence ATGTCGACACTGCGCGTCACCGCCGAAACCCTGACCGTCCATGACCATCCCAACGCCGACGCGCTGGAGTTGGCCCAGGTCGGCCTCTACCGAGCCGTCGTCGCCAAGGGCGCGTACCGCACGGGCGAGGTCGCCGTCTACATCCCGGAACAGGCCGTACTGCCGATCGCGCTCGTCGACGAGCTGGGGCTGACCGGGCGACTGGCCGGAAAGGCGTCGGACCGGGTCAAGGCGGTGCGGCTGCGGGGCGAGTTGTCGCAGGGGATCGTGTGCCGGCCCAAGGCGCTGGCGGATGTCGACCTGGCCTCGGCGGCCGTCGAGGGAACCGACTTCGCCGAGCTCCTCGGGATCACCAAGTGGGTGCCGCCGATCCCGCCGACGATGAGCGGGGACGTGGAGGCCGCGCCGGATCTGCTGCCGTGGGTCGACATCGAGAACCTGCAGCGGTATCCGGACATCTTCGAAACCGGCGAGCCGGTGGTCCTGACGGAGAAGCTGCACGGTACGGCCTGCCTGGCGACGTACGTCGTCGAGGACGACCGGCTGCGGGTCTCCTCGAAGGGCTTCGGCGCCAAGGGCCTGGCACTCCAGGAGGACCCGCGCAATCTGTACTGGCGCGCGGTCCACGGCCATGGCGTGCAGGCGGTCGCGGCACGGCTCGCCGCACGCCTCGGCGCGAGCCGGGTCGGGCTGTTCGGTGAGGTGTACGGGGCCGGGGTGCAGGACCTCGGCTACGGCGCGAACGCCCGCAGCGAGGGCGTCGGTTACGCGGTCTTCGACGTGTCGGCCGAGATCGACGGCCACGTTCGCTGGCTGGACCCGTCCGAGGTCCTGGAGCCCGGCGAACTGCCGCTCGTACCACGGCTGTACACCGGGCCGTACGACCTGGATCGGGTGCTGGAGGTGGCGAGCGGCCGGGAGACCGTCTCCGGGCGGGAGCTGCATCTGCGGGAGGGCGTCGTGATCCGCCCGCTGACGGAGCGGTACAGCCCGGTGGTCGGTGGCCGCGCCATCGCCAAGGCGGTCAGCCCGGCCTATCTGACCCGTAGGGGCGGCACCGAGTACGAGTGA
- a CDS encoding TetR/AcrR family transcriptional regulator — MSVAEETPGGEDMPWGEVTPEAARRLLVAAVEAFAERGYHATTTRDIAGRAGMSPAALYIHYKTKEELLHRISRIGHDKALEILRDAADGEGTAGERLADAVRSFVRWHAERHTTARVVQYELDALGPEHRAEIVELRRESDAAVRRIINEGVTAGEFDVPDVSGTTVAVLSLCIDVSRWFNVRGRRTPDEVGALYADLVLRMVGAQK, encoded by the coding sequence ATGAGCGTGGCTGAGGAGACGCCCGGCGGCGAGGACATGCCGTGGGGCGAGGTCACGCCAGAGGCGGCCAGGCGGCTGCTCGTCGCGGCCGTCGAGGCGTTCGCCGAGCGCGGTTACCACGCCACGACGACCCGGGACATCGCGGGCCGGGCCGGCATGAGCCCGGCCGCGCTCTACATCCACTACAAGACCAAGGAAGAGCTGCTCCACCGGATCAGCCGCATCGGTCACGACAAGGCCCTGGAGATCCTCCGGGACGCCGCCGACGGTGAGGGTACGGCGGGGGAGCGGCTCGCCGACGCCGTACGGTCCTTCGTGCGCTGGCACGCCGAGCGGCACACCACCGCGCGGGTCGTGCAGTACGAGCTCGACGCGCTCGGCCCCGAGCACCGCGCCGAGATCGTCGAGCTGCGCCGCGAGTCCGACGCGGCCGTGCGCCGGATCATCAACGAGGGCGTGACGGCCGGGGAGTTCGACGTGCCGGACGTGTCCGGCACCACCGTCGCGGTGCTCTCGCTCTGCATCGACGTGTCGCGCTGGTTCAACGTCCGGGGCCGCCGGACTCCGGACGAGGTCGGCGCGCTCTATGCCGACCTCGTCCTACGGATGGTCGGCGCTCAGAAGTAG
- a CDS encoding YiaA/YiaB family inner membrane protein, protein MSDTPVKQQNTAAYHLQAVLSFGLALAAVVIGIYQLDADAWVRAFLAIAVLYLTTSAFTLAKVVRDRQEAGQIVSRVDQARLEKLLAEHDPFQKL, encoded by the coding sequence ATGAGTGACACACCCGTCAAGCAGCAGAACACCGCCGCCTACCACCTGCAGGCCGTCCTCTCCTTCGGACTCGCACTCGCCGCCGTGGTGATCGGCATCTACCAGCTGGACGCCGACGCCTGGGTGCGCGCCTTCCTCGCCATCGCCGTCCTCTACCTCACCACCTCGGCCTTCACTCTCGCCAAGGTCGTCCGCGACCGCCAGGAGGCGGGCCAGATCGTCAGCCGGGTCGACCAGGCCCGCCTCGAGAAGCTCCTCGCCGAGCACGACCCCTTCCAGAAGCTCTAA
- a CDS encoding MaoC family dehydratase — MAEPRIFTSAEELRAGVGEQLGYSDWLEIEQKRIDLFADATGDHQWIHVDAERAAAGPFGKTIAHGYLTLSLLPTLVPQIMRVEGMKMGINYGTEKVRFPSPVPVGSRLRATAALTSVVEAGGGVQVTATVTVEREGGDKPVCVAESVSRYYF; from the coding sequence ATGGCCGAGCCGAGGATCTTCACCTCCGCCGAGGAGCTGCGCGCCGGAGTCGGCGAGCAGCTGGGGTACAGCGACTGGCTGGAGATCGAGCAGAAGCGGATCGACCTGTTCGCCGACGCGACCGGTGACCACCAGTGGATCCACGTGGACGCGGAGCGTGCGGCCGCCGGGCCGTTCGGGAAGACGATCGCGCACGGCTATCTGACGCTGTCGCTGCTGCCGACCCTGGTCCCGCAGATCATGCGCGTCGAGGGCATGAAGATGGGCATCAACTACGGCACGGAGAAGGTGCGCTTCCCCTCCCCCGTACCCGTCGGCTCGCGGCTGCGCGCGACCGCCGCGCTGACGAGCGTCGTCGAGGCGGGCGGCGGTGTGCAGGTCACCGCGACCGTGACCGTGGAGCGCGAGGGCGGCGACAAGCCGGTCTGCGTCGCCGAGTCGGTCTCGCGCTACTACTTCTGA
- a CDS encoding alpha/beta hydrolase encodes MAGMSVEPYREITFDKDGDGAARQHEALAALAAQGVKDLVMFAHGWNNTRSVATRLYSAFFAPFPETLRPDVRAGYVGVVWPSMMFSDEPIPDFESVAAVHPGKESVVERLATLLREQPDDEAALTEFGELLRQLTDTNGSQGFTRDDPEVPDFLLADPVVVCAMFADALEEAAGPGSLPTPREAFGGRLTRYWKGAREALRQATYYTMKRRSGTVGERGLGPLLGELARSSPGLRIHLVGHSMGARLVSFALRGLPADVRNVASVTLLQGAFSHYAFAARLPHEPGRGGALRDLQRRVDGPVVACYSRHDTALRVIYPLASRLARDADSLLGSDKRWWAIGHDGVQAVPGTPSLPLAKALRDGIPATGCVSVDAADVVGEHSDICHAELARLVASAGRIGGR; translated from the coding sequence ATGGCCGGAATGAGTGTGGAGCCGTACCGGGAGATCACCTTCGACAAGGACGGCGACGGGGCGGCCCGACAGCACGAGGCGCTCGCGGCGCTGGCCGCCCAAGGGGTCAAGGATCTGGTGATGTTCGCCCACGGGTGGAACAACACCCGCTCCGTGGCCACCCGGTTGTACTCGGCGTTCTTCGCCCCGTTTCCGGAGACCCTGAGGCCGGATGTGCGGGCCGGGTACGTGGGGGTGGTGTGGCCGTCGATGATGTTCTCGGACGAGCCGATCCCCGACTTCGAGTCCGTGGCGGCGGTGCACCCGGGCAAGGAGTCGGTCGTGGAACGGCTGGCCACGCTGCTGCGGGAGCAACCGGACGACGAGGCCGCGCTGACCGAATTCGGTGAGCTGCTCCGGCAGTTGACCGACACGAACGGCTCGCAGGGCTTCACGAGGGACGACCCGGAGGTGCCGGACTTCCTGCTCGCGGACCCGGTGGTCGTCTGCGCGATGTTCGCCGACGCGCTGGAGGAGGCGGCAGGGCCGGGGAGCCTGCCGACCCCGCGCGAGGCGTTCGGGGGCAGGCTGACGCGGTACTGGAAGGGTGCGCGGGAGGCCCTGCGGCAGGCCACGTACTACACGATGAAGCGCCGCTCCGGCACGGTGGGCGAGCGGGGACTCGGTCCCCTGCTGGGCGAACTCGCCCGCTCCTCACCCGGACTGCGGATCCATCTCGTCGGCCACAGCATGGGCGCCCGCCTCGTCTCGTTCGCCCTGCGCGGCCTGCCCGCCGATGTCCGTAACGTGGCTTCGGTGACGCTCCTCCAAGGGGCCTTCTCCCACTACGCGTTCGCGGCCCGCCTCCCGCACGAACCGGGCCGGGGCGGTGCGCTGCGCGATCTCCAGCGCCGCGTCGACGGCCCCGTGGTCGCCTGCTACTCCCGCCACGACACCGCGCTGCGCGTGATCTACCCCCTGGCCTCCCGTCTGGCCCGCGACGCCGACTCGCTGCTCGGCAGCGACAAGCGCTGGTGGGCGATCGGCCACGACGGCGTCCAGGCGGTCCCGGGCACGCCCTCGCTGCCCCTGGCGAAGGCCCTGCGTGACGGAATCCCGGCGACAGGCTGCGTGAGCGTCGACGCGGCGGACGTGGTCGGCGAACACAGCGACATCTGCCACGCGGAGCTCGCCCGGCTGGTGGCGTCGGCGGGCCGGATCGGGGGGCGGTAG
- a CDS encoding HEAT repeat domain-containing protein: protein MGRAGDDERLVAAVRAGDAEEVERLLGAGTDPDTVAEDGLPVLCLAVAAYDAGVAEILVEGRADPDRVLPDGTTPLSRAVEGGSPAVFDAVLERDPGTRLPKAQQERLLGIARSWYETGAEAELRRRTGASGPAETVRIRDGESDTVDQVSLGGLTVRAGHGAILTSLERYFGVLTPAEVLMARALADPDPEHADRSAVLYPLGLRLDRESWSAVLSARHPSERDRRLFALQVLRYADVLGLLRERRFGRGEPAPLLASWTADESDPEVLWEILDAYIGLGHPEEESIGLRLAGHADPDIRASVHLTLGGDEGEPLGAEARRTLFALARDPHPNVRASTAETLSHWQQRCTEAGEPAEAAEFAGTLLALARDPDPGVRAATAVTLAMGPDRSPAVADMLWRLLDEDEQLVRLEAAYGLALRDDPRTEEAYERVGRLPWHGHRPTEDHRLLALHAYRSRRRDGSADAEQ from the coding sequence ATGGGCCGAGCAGGAGACGACGAGCGGCTCGTAGCGGCGGTGCGGGCGGGGGACGCGGAGGAGGTCGAGCGCCTTCTCGGCGCGGGCACCGACCCGGACACGGTGGCGGAGGACGGGCTGCCGGTGCTGTGTCTGGCGGTTGCCGCGTACGACGCGGGGGTCGCCGAGATCCTGGTGGAGGGCCGGGCGGATCCCGACCGGGTGCTGCCGGACGGCACGACCCCGCTGTCGCGGGCGGTCGAGGGCGGCTCCCCCGCCGTCTTCGACGCCGTCCTGGAGCGCGACCCCGGGACACGGCTGCCGAAGGCTCAGCAGGAGCGGCTGCTCGGAATCGCCCGCTCCTGGTACGAGACCGGCGCGGAGGCCGAACTGCGGCGCAGGACCGGCGCCTCGGGGCCGGCGGAGACGGTCCGGATCCGGGACGGTGAGTCCGACACCGTCGACCAGGTGTCGCTCGGCGGGCTGACCGTCCGCGCCGGGCACGGTGCGATCCTGACCTCGCTCGAGCGGTACTTCGGCGTCCTGACACCGGCGGAGGTGTTGATGGCGCGGGCGCTCGCGGACCCGGACCCGGAGCACGCGGACCGGTCGGCCGTCCTCTACCCGCTGGGCCTGCGGCTCGACCGGGAGTCCTGGTCGGCGGTCCTCTCCGCCCGCCACCCGTCGGAGCGCGACCGCAGGCTGTTCGCGCTCCAGGTACTGCGGTACGCCGACGTGCTCGGTCTCCTGCGCGAACGCCGATTCGGGCGCGGGGAGCCGGCCCCCCTCCTCGCCTCCTGGACGGCCGACGAGAGCGACCCGGAAGTCCTGTGGGAGATCCTCGACGCCTACATCGGCCTCGGCCACCCCGAGGAGGAGTCGATCGGCCTCCGGCTCGCCGGCCATGCCGACCCCGACATCCGCGCGTCGGTCCACCTCACCCTCGGCGGTGACGAGGGTGAGCCCCTGGGCGCGGAGGCCCGCCGCACGCTGTTCGCGCTCGCCCGGGATCCGCATCCGAACGTGCGCGCGTCCACCGCCGAGACACTGAGCCACTGGCAGCAGCGGTGCACCGAGGCCGGGGAGCCGGCCGAGGCCGCCGAGTTCGCGGGAACGCTGCTCGCCCTGGCCCGGGATCCCGATCCCGGCGTCCGGGCCGCCACCGCGGTGACACTCGCCATGGGCCCGGACCGCTCCCCCGCCGTCGCCGACATGCTGTGGCGGCTGCTCGACGAGGATGAGCAACTGGTGCGCCTGGAGGCCGCGTACGGGCTCGCCCTGCGCGACGATCCTCGCACCGAGGAGGCGTACGAGCGGGTAGGACGGCTCCCGTGGCACGGGCACCGGCCCACCGAGGACCACCGCCTGCTCGCTCTCCACGCCTACCGGTCGCGCCGCCGGGACGGTTCGGCCGACGCCGAACAGTGA
- the soxR gene encoding redox-sensitive transcriptional activator SoxR yields MPQIPEKIHELTVGQLSARSGAAVSALHFYESKGLISSRRTSGNQRRYGRDILRRVAFIRAAQRVGIPLATIRDALAELPEERTPTNEDWARLSAAWRTELDERIKQLGRLRDHLTDCIGCGCLSLQNCVLSNPDDVVGERMTGSRLLPERREG; encoded by the coding sequence GTGCCGCAGATTCCAGAGAAGATCCACGAACTCACCGTCGGCCAGCTGTCCGCGCGCAGCGGCGCCGCCGTGTCCGCCCTGCACTTCTACGAGTCCAAGGGCCTGATCAGCAGCCGCCGCACCAGCGGCAACCAGCGGCGCTACGGCCGCGACATCCTGCGCCGGGTCGCCTTCATCCGGGCCGCGCAGCGCGTCGGCATCCCGCTCGCGACCATCCGTGACGCGCTCGCCGAACTCCCCGAGGAGCGCACCCCCACCAACGAGGACTGGGCGCGGCTCTCGGCGGCGTGGCGCACGGAACTGGACGAGCGGATCAAGCAGCTCGGACGGCTGCGCGACCACCTGACGGACTGCATCGGGTGTGGATGCCTGTCGCTGCAGAACTGCGTGCTGTCCAACCCCGACGACGTCGTCGGCGAACGGATGACCGGCTCGCGGCTGCTGCCGGAGCGCCGGGAGGGTTAG
- a CDS encoding HEAT repeat domain-containing protein, which yields MGRAGDDERLVAAVRAGDAEEVRRLPAVGADPDTLGEDGLPVLCAAVAAFDADVAGALVEAGADPDARTEDGLPVLCAAVAAYDAETARALVAGGADPDRELPDGTTPLYRAIDGGSPAVVDAVLGPEPRLRLPETARERLLALARRWYESGVEAELRRAPGASGPARTVLVEDSEDSPVRQVTLGGRTVREGHGAILTSLEWAFRVLTPVDALVARAVTHPDAGWEHPAWSAARCVLSERRSRETWSALAAYRHHPDPAHRRFAVEALWSVSVFRWNHGDSYERDTAELLADWALEEPDDGVLTQILRTFNYLEHPGHEELGLRFAGHAHPLVRVEAACALADEDVPLTPAARAALLGLAGDPDALVRAAAGEMLADRHDLSDEVTGALLALVADPDADVRRKAAAALATSRDRSPAVVAALWALLDEDDQSLRLEGAFGLARRDDPRTEEAYRRVGPLVGPLAGPESEHDHRPTELLHHRWRLEGRSATAET from the coding sequence ATGGGCCGAGCAGGAGACGACGAGCGGCTCGTAGCGGCGGTGCGGGCGGGGGACGCGGAGGAGGTCCGGCGGTTGCCGGCGGTCGGCGCCGACCCGGACACGCTCGGGGAGGACGGGCTCCCGGTGCTGTGCGCGGCGGTGGCGGCGTTCGACGCCGACGTGGCCGGCGCGCTGGTGGAGGCGGGTGCGGATCCCGACGCGCGGACCGAGGACGGACTGCCCGTCCTCTGCGCGGCGGTCGCGGCCTACGACGCCGAGACCGCCCGCGCGCTCGTGGCGGGCGGCGCCGACCCGGACCGGGAGCTGCCGGACGGGACGACACCGCTGTACCGGGCGATCGACGGCGGCTCTCCGGCCGTCGTCGACGCCGTCCTGGGACCCGAGCCCCGGCTGCGGCTCCCGGAGACCGCGCGGGAACGGCTCCTCGCGCTCGCCCGCCGCTGGTACGAGTCGGGGGTGGAGGCCGAACTCCGGCGCGCGCCGGGCGCGTCGGGCCCCGCGCGGACCGTCCTGGTCGAGGACTCCGAGGACTCGCCCGTGCGACAGGTGACGCTCGGCGGGCGGACCGTACGGGAGGGGCACGGCGCGATCCTGACCTCGCTGGAGTGGGCGTTCCGTGTCCTGACGCCCGTGGACGCGCTGGTGGCACGGGCGGTGACGCACCCCGACGCGGGCTGGGAGCACCCCGCCTGGTCGGCGGCGCGGTGCGTTCTGAGCGAGCGGCGCAGCCGCGAGACCTGGTCGGCGCTGGCGGCCTACCGTCATCACCCGGACCCTGCCCACCGCCGCTTCGCGGTCGAGGCCCTGTGGAGCGTCTCCGTCTTTCGTTGGAACCACGGCGACTCCTACGAGAGGGACACCGCCGAACTCCTCGCCGACTGGGCCCTGGAGGAGCCGGACGACGGCGTCCTGACGCAGATCCTCCGCACCTTCAACTACCTGGAGCACCCCGGCCACGAGGAGCTCGGCCTACGGTTCGCCGGCCACGCGCACCCGCTCGTCCGTGTGGAGGCGGCGTGCGCCCTGGCGGACGAGGATGTGCCTCTCACGCCGGCGGCCCGGGCTGCGCTGCTCGGCCTCGCAGGCGACCCCGACGCCCTGGTACGCGCCGCGGCGGGCGAGATGCTGGCCGACAGGCACGACCTCTCCGACGAGGTCACCGGTGCCCTGCTCGCCCTCGTCGCGGACCCGGACGCCGACGTGCGCCGGAAAGCCGCGGCAGCGCTCGCCACCAGCCGGGACCGGTCGCCCGCGGTCGTGGCGGCGCTGTGGGCGCTGCTCGACGAGGACGATCAGTCACTGCGGCTCGAGGGCGCCTTCGGGTTGGCCCGGCGCGACGATCCGCGGACGGAGGAGGCGTACCGGCGGGTGGGACCGCTGGTCGGGCCGCTGGCCGGCCCGGAATCCGAGCACGATCACCGGCCCACGGAGCTGCTCCACCACCGGTGGCGTCTGGAGGGCCGTTCGGCGACCGCCGAGACATGA